From a single Lates calcarifer isolate ASB-BC8 linkage group LG12, TLL_Latcal_v3, whole genome shotgun sequence genomic region:
- the znf740a gene encoding gastrula zinc finger protein XlCGF57.1 isoform X16, translated as MSHLPSSSVRDHMKWAGLLGCEAVLSSMALMQASSMAAPPKKMMAPLGHGPPQREGPDRAPQSHMILPSGMSCPPLLIRKEGEFQAPRLLDEKEMRANEDMQQKKKNRKSVTPCKVREQEGRGGKGTGGDENGPSSKVQKNFICDHCYGAFRSGYHLKRHILIHTGVKPYACSMCDMRFFQRYHLARHSLTHTGVKPYACSMCDMRFFQRYHLARHSLTHTGVKPYACSMCDMRFFQRYHLARHTLTHTGVKPYACSMCDMRFFQRYHLARHSLTHTGVKPYACTMCDMRFIQRYQLERHSLTHTGVKPYACTMCDKRFFQRYHLARHSLTHMGVKPYACTMCDMKFFQRYHLARHSLTHTGVKPYACTMCDKRFFQRYHLARHSLTHMGVKPFACTMCDMRFVQRYHLARHSLTHTGVKPYACTMCDKRFFQRYHLARHSLTHMGVKPFACTMCDMRFVQRYHLARHSLTHTGVKPYACSMCDMRFIQRNHLERHSLTHTGEKPFACDMCDMRFIQRYHLERHKRVHSGEKPYQCERCQQNFSRTDRLLRHRRLCQGRSVAKVENQPCCEPRPYPQEPPPAPPTWSPLHPPPGRLAV; from the exons ATGTCACATCTGCCCAGCAGCTCAGTCCGCGACCATATGAAATGG GCGGGACTGCTTGGCTGCGAAGCTGTCCTCTCCAGTATGGCCCTGATGCAGGCCAGCTCCATGGCTGCTCCGCCCAAAAAAATGATGGCTCCACTTGGCCATGGAccaccacagagagagggaccTGACCGTGCTCCCCAGAGCCACATGATCCTCCCATCTGGAATGAGCTGTCCACCCCTG CTTATCCGGAAGGAAGGTGAATTCCAAGCTCCCCGCCTGCTGGATGAGAAGGAGATGAGGGCCAACGAGGacatgcagcagaaaaaaaagaacaggaaaTCAGTGACGCCCTGTAAAGTGAGAGAACAAGAAGGAAGGGGAGGGAAG GGCACAGGTGGGGATGAGAATGGTCCATCATCCAAAGTGCAGAAAAACTTTATTTGTGATCACTGTTATGGAGCATTTAGGAGTGGATACCACCTGAAGAGACATATCCTCATTCATACAG GGGTGAAGCCGTACGCTTGCTCCATGTGTGACATGAGGTTCTTCCAACGTTACCATCTGGCAAGACACAGCCTCACTCATACTG gGGTGAAGCCATACGCTTGCTCCATGTGTGACATGAGATTTTTCCAACGCTACCACTTGGCAAGACACAGCCTCACTCACACGG gggtgAAGCCATATGCTTGCTCCATGTGTGACATGAGATTTTTCCAGAGATACCACCTGGCAagacacactctcacacatacgG GGGTGAAGCCATACGCTTGCTCCATGTGTGACATGAGGTTCTTCCAGCGTTACCATTTGGCAAGACACAGCCTCACTCATACTG GGGTGAAGCCGTATGCTTGTACCATGTGTGACATGAGATTTATACAACGTTACCAACTGGAGAGACACAGTCTTACTCATACAG gggtgAAGCCGTACGCTTGCACCATGTGTGACAAGAGGTTTTTTCAGCGCTACCACCTGGCGAGACACAGCCTCACTCATATGG GTGTGAAACCTTATGCTTGCACCATGTGTGACATGAAGTTTTTTCAGCGTTACCACCTGGCGAGACACAGCCTCACTCATACGG GTGTGAAACCTTATGCTTGCACCATGTGTGACAAGAGGTTTTTTCAGCGCTACCACCTGGCAAGACACAGCCTCACTCATATGG GTGTGAAACCTTTTGCTTGTACCATGTGTGACATGAGGTTTGTTCAGCGTTACCACCTGGCAAGACACAGCCTCACTCATACGG GTGTGAAACCTTATGCTTGCACCATGTGTGACAAGAGGTTTTTTCAGCGCTACCACCTGGCAAGACACAGCCTCACTCATATGG GTGTGAAACCTTTTGCTTGTACCATGTGTGACATGAGGTTTGTTCAGCGTTACCACCTGGCGAGACACAGCCTCACTCATACGG gggtgAAGCCGTATGCTTGTTCCATGTGTGACATGAGGTTTATTCAGCGTAACCACCTGGAGAGACACAGCCTCACTCATACGG GAGAGAAGCCATTTGCTTGTGACATGTGTGATATGAGGTTTATCCAGCGCTACCACCTTGAGAGACACAAGCGTGTCCATAGTGGGGAGAAGCCTTACCAGTGTGAACGGTGCCAGCAG aaCTTTTCTCGGACAGACCGGCTGTTGCGGCATCGGAGGTTGTGCCAGGGTCGCAGCGTAGCTAAAGTAGAGAACCAGCCATGCTGCGAACCGCGCCCTTATCCCCAGGAACCCCCACCCGCGCCCCCAACCTGGAGTCCCCTGCACCCCCCTCCAGGCCGGCTGGCGGTCTGA
- the znf740a gene encoding zinc finger protein ZFP2 isoform X25, which produces MSHLPSSSVRDHMKWAGLLGCEAVLSSMALMQASSMAAPPKKMMAPLGHGPPQREGPDRAPQSHMILPSGMSCPPLLIRKEGEFQAPRLLDEKEMRANEDMQQKKKNRKSVTPCKVREQEGRGGKGTGGDENGPSSKVQKNFICDHCYGAFRSGYHLKRHILIHTGEKPYACAVCDMRFIQRYHLERHSLIHTGVKPYACSMCDMRFFQRYHLERHRLTHTGVKPYACSMCDMRFFQRYHLARHSLTHTGVKPYACSMCDMRFFQRYHLARHSLTHTGVKPYACSMCDMRFFQRYHLARHTLTHTGVKPYACSMCDMRFFQRYHLARHSLTHTGVKPYACTMCDMRFIQRYQLERHSLTHTGVKPYACTMCDKRFFQRYHLARHSLTHMGVKPYACTMCDKRFFQRYHLARHSLTHMGVKPFACTMCDMRFVQRYHLARHSLTHTGVKPYACSMCDMRFIQRNHLERHSLTHTGEKPFACDMCDMRFIQRYHLERHKRVHSGEKPYQCERCQQNFSRTDRLLRHRRLCQGRSVAKVENQPCCEPRPYPQEPPPAPPTWSPLHPPPGRLAV; this is translated from the exons ATGTCACATCTGCCCAGCAGCTCAGTCCGCGACCATATGAAATGG GCGGGACTGCTTGGCTGCGAAGCTGTCCTCTCCAGTATGGCCCTGATGCAGGCCAGCTCCATGGCTGCTCCGCCCAAAAAAATGATGGCTCCACTTGGCCATGGAccaccacagagagagggaccTGACCGTGCTCCCCAGAGCCACATGATCCTCCCATCTGGAATGAGCTGTCCACCCCTG CTTATCCGGAAGGAAGGTGAATTCCAAGCTCCCCGCCTGCTGGATGAGAAGGAGATGAGGGCCAACGAGGacatgcagcagaaaaaaaagaacaggaaaTCAGTGACGCCCTGTAAAGTGAGAGAACAAGAAGGAAGGGGAGGGAAG GGCACAGGTGGGGATGAGAATGGTCCATCATCCAAAGTGCAGAAAAACTTTATTTGTGATCACTGTTATGGAGCATTTAGGAGTGGATACCACCTGAAGAGACATATCCTCATTCATACAG GGGAGAAGCCGTATGCTTGTGCCGTTTGTGACATGAGGTTTATTCAGCGTTACCACCTGGAGAGACACAGCCTCATTCACACGG gggtgAAGCCGTACGCTTGTTCCATGTGTGACATGAGGTTTTTCCAGCGTTACCACCTGGAGAGACACAGACTCACTCATACGG GGGTGAAGCCGTACGCTTGCTCCATGTGTGACATGAGGTTCTTCCAACGTTACCATCTGGCAAGACACAGCCTCACTCATACTG gGGTGAAGCCATACGCTTGCTCCATGTGTGACATGAGATTTTTCCAACGCTACCACTTGGCAAGACACAGCCTCACTCACACGG gggtgAAGCCATATGCTTGCTCCATGTGTGACATGAGATTTTTCCAGAGATACCACCTGGCAagacacactctcacacatacgG GGGTGAAGCCATACGCTTGCTCCATGTGTGACATGAGGTTCTTCCAGCGTTACCATTTGGCAAGACACAGCCTCACTCATACTG GGGTGAAGCCGTATGCTTGTACCATGTGTGACATGAGATTTATACAACGTTACCAACTGGAGAGACACAGTCTTACTCATACAG gggtgAAGCCGTACGCTTGCACCATGTGTGACAAGAGGTTTTTTCAGCGCTACCACCTGGCGAGACACAGCCTCACTCATATGG GTGTGAAACCTTATGCTTGCACCATGTGTGACAAGAGGTTTTTTCAGCGCTACCACCTGGCAAGACACAGCCTCACTCATATGG GTGTGAAACCTTTTGCTTGTACCATGTGTGACATGAGGTTTGTTCAGCGTTACCACCTGGCGAGACACAGCCTCACTCATACGG gggtgAAGCCGTATGCTTGTTCCATGTGTGACATGAGGTTTATTCAGCGTAACCACCTGGAGAGACACAGCCTCACTCATACGG GAGAGAAGCCATTTGCTTGTGACATGTGTGATATGAGGTTTATCCAGCGCTACCACCTTGAGAGACACAAGCGTGTCCATAGTGGGGAGAAGCCTTACCAGTGTGAACGGTGCCAGCAG aaCTTTTCTCGGACAGACCGGCTGTTGCGGCATCGGAGGTTGTGCCAGGGTCGCAGCGTAGCTAAAGTAGAGAACCAGCCATGCTGCGAACCGCGCCCTTATCCCCAGGAACCCCCACCCGCGCCCCCAACCTGGAGTCCCCTGCACCCCCCTCCAGGCCGGCTGGCGGTCTGA
- the znf740a gene encoding zinc finger protein ZFP2 isoform X10 produces the protein MSHLPSSSVRDHMKWAGLLGCEAVLSSMALMQASSMAAPPKKMMAPLGHGPPQREGPDRAPQSHMILPSGMSCPPLLIRKEGEFQAPRLLDEKEMRANEDMQQKKKNRKSVTPCKVREQEGRGGKGTGGDENGPSSKVQKNFICDHCYGAFRSGYHLKRHILIHTGEKPYACAVCDMRFIQRYHLERHSLIHTGVKPYACSMCDMRFFQRYHLERHRLTHTGVKPYACSMCDMRFFQRYHLARHSLTHTGVKPYACSMCDMRFFQRYHLARHSLTHTGVKPYACSMCDMRFFQRYHLARHTLTHTGVKPYACSMCDMRFFQRYHLARHSLTHTGVKPYACTMCDMRFIQRYQLERHSLTHTGVKPYACTMCDKRFFQRYHLARHSLTHMGVKPYACTMCDMKFFQRYHLARHSLTHTGVKPYACTMCDKRFFQRYHLARHSLTHMGVKPFACTMCDMRFVQRYHLARHSLTHTGVKPYACTMCDKRFFQRYHLARHSLTHMGVKPFACTMCDMRFVQRYHLARHSLTHTGEKPFACDMCDMRFIQRYHLERHKRVHSGEKPYQCERCQQNFSRTDRLLRHRRLCQGRSVAKVENQPCCEPRPYPQEPPPAPPTWSPLHPPPGRLAV, from the exons ATGTCACATCTGCCCAGCAGCTCAGTCCGCGACCATATGAAATGG GCGGGACTGCTTGGCTGCGAAGCTGTCCTCTCCAGTATGGCCCTGATGCAGGCCAGCTCCATGGCTGCTCCGCCCAAAAAAATGATGGCTCCACTTGGCCATGGAccaccacagagagagggaccTGACCGTGCTCCCCAGAGCCACATGATCCTCCCATCTGGAATGAGCTGTCCACCCCTG CTTATCCGGAAGGAAGGTGAATTCCAAGCTCCCCGCCTGCTGGATGAGAAGGAGATGAGGGCCAACGAGGacatgcagcagaaaaaaaagaacaggaaaTCAGTGACGCCCTGTAAAGTGAGAGAACAAGAAGGAAGGGGAGGGAAG GGCACAGGTGGGGATGAGAATGGTCCATCATCCAAAGTGCAGAAAAACTTTATTTGTGATCACTGTTATGGAGCATTTAGGAGTGGATACCACCTGAAGAGACATATCCTCATTCATACAG GGGAGAAGCCGTATGCTTGTGCCGTTTGTGACATGAGGTTTATTCAGCGTTACCACCTGGAGAGACACAGCCTCATTCACACGG gggtgAAGCCGTACGCTTGTTCCATGTGTGACATGAGGTTTTTCCAGCGTTACCACCTGGAGAGACACAGACTCACTCATACGG GGGTGAAGCCGTACGCTTGCTCCATGTGTGACATGAGGTTCTTCCAACGTTACCATCTGGCAAGACACAGCCTCACTCATACTG gGGTGAAGCCATACGCTTGCTCCATGTGTGACATGAGATTTTTCCAACGCTACCACTTGGCAAGACACAGCCTCACTCACACGG gggtgAAGCCATATGCTTGCTCCATGTGTGACATGAGATTTTTCCAGAGATACCACCTGGCAagacacactctcacacatacgG GGGTGAAGCCATACGCTTGCTCCATGTGTGACATGAGGTTCTTCCAGCGTTACCATTTGGCAAGACACAGCCTCACTCATACTG GGGTGAAGCCGTATGCTTGTACCATGTGTGACATGAGATTTATACAACGTTACCAACTGGAGAGACACAGTCTTACTCATACAG gggtgAAGCCGTACGCTTGCACCATGTGTGACAAGAGGTTTTTTCAGCGCTACCACCTGGCGAGACACAGCCTCACTCATATGG GTGTGAAACCTTATGCTTGCACCATGTGTGACATGAAGTTTTTTCAGCGTTACCACCTGGCGAGACACAGCCTCACTCATACGG GTGTGAAACCTTATGCTTGCACCATGTGTGACAAGAGGTTTTTTCAGCGCTACCACCTGGCAAGACACAGCCTCACTCATATGG GTGTGAAACCTTTTGCTTGTACCATGTGTGACATGAGGTTTGTTCAGCGTTACCACCTGGCAAGACACAGCCTCACTCATACGG GTGTGAAACCTTATGCTTGCACCATGTGTGACAAGAGGTTTTTTCAGCGCTACCACCTGGCAAGACACAGCCTCACTCATATGG GTGTGAAACCTTTTGCTTGTACCATGTGTGACATGAGGTTTGTTCAGCGTTACCACCTGGCGAGACACAGCCTCACTCATACGG GAGAGAAGCCATTTGCTTGTGACATGTGTGATATGAGGTTTATCCAGCGCTACCACCTTGAGAGACACAAGCGTGTCCATAGTGGGGAGAAGCCTTACCAGTGTGAACGGTGCCAGCAG aaCTTTTCTCGGACAGACCGGCTGTTGCGGCATCGGAGGTTGTGCCAGGGTCGCAGCGTAGCTAAAGTAGAGAACCAGCCATGCTGCGAACCGCGCCCTTATCCCCAGGAACCCCCACCCGCGCCCCCAACCTGGAGTCCCCTGCACCCCCCTCCAGGCCGGCTGGCGGTCTGA
- the znf740a gene encoding gastrula zinc finger protein XlCGF57.1 isoform X9, whose translation MSHLPSSSVRDHMKWAGLLGCEAVLSSMALMQASSMAAPPKKMMAPLGHGPPQREGPDRAPQSHMILPSGMSCPPLLIRKEGEFQAPRLLDEKEMRANEDMQQKKKNRKSVTPCKVREQEGRGGKGTGGDENGPSSKVQKNFICDHCYGAFRSGYHLKRHILIHTGEKPYACAVCDMRFIQRYHLERHSLIHTGVKPYACSMCDMRFFQRYHLERHRLTHTGVKPYACSMCDMRFFQRYHLARHSLTHTGVKPYACSMCDMRFFQRYHLARHSLTHTGVKPYACSMCDMRFFQRYHLARHTLTHTGVKPYACSMCDMRFFQRYHLARHSLTHTGVKPYACTMCDMRFIQRYQLERHSLTHTGVKPYACTMCDKRFFQRYHLARHSLTHMGVKPYACTMCDMKFFQRYHLARHSLTHTGVKPYACTMCDKRFFQRYHLARHSLTHMGVKPFACTMCDMRFVQRYHLARHSLTHTGVKPYACTMCDKRFFQRYHLARHSLTHMGVKPYACSMCDMRFIQRNHLERHSLTHTGEKPFACDMCDMRFIQRYHLERHKRVHSGEKPYQCERCQQNFSRTDRLLRHRRLCQGRSVAKVENQPCCEPRPYPQEPPPAPPTWSPLHPPPGRLAV comes from the exons ATGTCACATCTGCCCAGCAGCTCAGTCCGCGACCATATGAAATGG GCGGGACTGCTTGGCTGCGAAGCTGTCCTCTCCAGTATGGCCCTGATGCAGGCCAGCTCCATGGCTGCTCCGCCCAAAAAAATGATGGCTCCACTTGGCCATGGAccaccacagagagagggaccTGACCGTGCTCCCCAGAGCCACATGATCCTCCCATCTGGAATGAGCTGTCCACCCCTG CTTATCCGGAAGGAAGGTGAATTCCAAGCTCCCCGCCTGCTGGATGAGAAGGAGATGAGGGCCAACGAGGacatgcagcagaaaaaaaagaacaggaaaTCAGTGACGCCCTGTAAAGTGAGAGAACAAGAAGGAAGGGGAGGGAAG GGCACAGGTGGGGATGAGAATGGTCCATCATCCAAAGTGCAGAAAAACTTTATTTGTGATCACTGTTATGGAGCATTTAGGAGTGGATACCACCTGAAGAGACATATCCTCATTCATACAG GGGAGAAGCCGTATGCTTGTGCCGTTTGTGACATGAGGTTTATTCAGCGTTACCACCTGGAGAGACACAGCCTCATTCACACGG gggtgAAGCCGTACGCTTGTTCCATGTGTGACATGAGGTTTTTCCAGCGTTACCACCTGGAGAGACACAGACTCACTCATACGG GGGTGAAGCCGTACGCTTGCTCCATGTGTGACATGAGGTTCTTCCAACGTTACCATCTGGCAAGACACAGCCTCACTCATACTG gGGTGAAGCCATACGCTTGCTCCATGTGTGACATGAGATTTTTCCAACGCTACCACTTGGCAAGACACAGCCTCACTCACACGG gggtgAAGCCATATGCTTGCTCCATGTGTGACATGAGATTTTTCCAGAGATACCACCTGGCAagacacactctcacacatacgG GGGTGAAGCCATACGCTTGCTCCATGTGTGACATGAGGTTCTTCCAGCGTTACCATTTGGCAAGACACAGCCTCACTCATACTG GGGTGAAGCCGTATGCTTGTACCATGTGTGACATGAGATTTATACAACGTTACCAACTGGAGAGACACAGTCTTACTCATACAG gggtgAAGCCGTACGCTTGCACCATGTGTGACAAGAGGTTTTTTCAGCGCTACCACCTGGCGAGACACAGCCTCACTCATATGG GTGTGAAACCTTATGCTTGCACCATGTGTGACATGAAGTTTTTTCAGCGTTACCACCTGGCGAGACACAGCCTCACTCATACGG GTGTGAAACCTTATGCTTGCACCATGTGTGACAAGAGGTTTTTTCAGCGCTACCACCTGGCAAGACACAGCCTCACTCATATGG GTGTGAAACCTTTTGCTTGTACCATGTGTGACATGAGGTTTGTTCAGCGTTACCACCTGGCAAGACACAGCCTCACTCATACGG GTGTGAAACCTTATGCTTGCACCATGTGTGACAAGAGGTTTTTTCAGCGCTACCACCTGGCAAGACACAGCCTCACTCATATGG gggtgAAGCCGTATGCTTGTTCCATGTGTGACATGAGGTTTATTCAGCGTAACCACCTGGAGAGACACAGCCTCACTCATACGG GAGAGAAGCCATTTGCTTGTGACATGTGTGATATGAGGTTTATCCAGCGCTACCACCTTGAGAGACACAAGCGTGTCCATAGTGGGGAGAAGCCTTACCAGTGTGAACGGTGCCAGCAG aaCTTTTCTCGGACAGACCGGCTGTTGCGGCATCGGAGGTTGTGCCAGGGTCGCAGCGTAGCTAAAGTAGAGAACCAGCCATGCTGCGAACCGCGCCCTTATCCCCAGGAACCCCCACCCGCGCCCCCAACCTGGAGTCCCCTGCACCCCCCTCCAGGCCGGCTGGCGGTCTGA
- the znf740a gene encoding gastrula zinc finger protein XlCGF57.1 isoform X8, giving the protein MSHLPSSSVRDHMKWAGLLGCEAVLSSMALMQASSMAAPPKKMMAPLGHGPPQREGPDRAPQSHMILPSGMSCPPLLIRKEGEFQAPRLLDEKEMRANEDMQQKKKNRKSVTPCKVREQEGRGGKGTGGDENGPSSKVQKNFICDHCYGAFRSGYHLKRHILIHTGEKPYACAVCDMRFIQRYHLERHSLIHTGVKPYACSMCDMRFFQRYHLERHRLTHTGVKPYACSMCDMRFFQRYHLARHSLTHTGVKPYACSMCDMRFFQRYHLARHSLTHTGVKPYACSMCDMRFFQRYHLARHTLTHTGVKPYACSMCDMRFFQRYHLARHSLTHTGVKPYACTMCDMRFIQRYQLERHSLTHTGVKPYACTMCDKRFFQRYHLARHSLTHMGVKPYACTMCDMKFFQRYHLARHSLTHTGVKPFACTMCDMRFVQRYHLARHSLTHTGVKPYACTMCDKRFFQRYHLARHSLTHMGVKPFACTMCDMRFVQRYHLARHSLTHTGVKPYACSMCDMRFIQRNHLERHSLTHTGEKPFACDMCDMRFIQRYHLERHKRVHSGEKPYQCERCQQNFSRTDRLLRHRRLCQGRSVAKVENQPCCEPRPYPQEPPPAPPTWSPLHPPPGRLAV; this is encoded by the exons ATGTCACATCTGCCCAGCAGCTCAGTCCGCGACCATATGAAATGG GCGGGACTGCTTGGCTGCGAAGCTGTCCTCTCCAGTATGGCCCTGATGCAGGCCAGCTCCATGGCTGCTCCGCCCAAAAAAATGATGGCTCCACTTGGCCATGGAccaccacagagagagggaccTGACCGTGCTCCCCAGAGCCACATGATCCTCCCATCTGGAATGAGCTGTCCACCCCTG CTTATCCGGAAGGAAGGTGAATTCCAAGCTCCCCGCCTGCTGGATGAGAAGGAGATGAGGGCCAACGAGGacatgcagcagaaaaaaaagaacaggaaaTCAGTGACGCCCTGTAAAGTGAGAGAACAAGAAGGAAGGGGAGGGAAG GGCACAGGTGGGGATGAGAATGGTCCATCATCCAAAGTGCAGAAAAACTTTATTTGTGATCACTGTTATGGAGCATTTAGGAGTGGATACCACCTGAAGAGACATATCCTCATTCATACAG GGGAGAAGCCGTATGCTTGTGCCGTTTGTGACATGAGGTTTATTCAGCGTTACCACCTGGAGAGACACAGCCTCATTCACACGG gggtgAAGCCGTACGCTTGTTCCATGTGTGACATGAGGTTTTTCCAGCGTTACCACCTGGAGAGACACAGACTCACTCATACGG GGGTGAAGCCGTACGCTTGCTCCATGTGTGACATGAGGTTCTTCCAACGTTACCATCTGGCAAGACACAGCCTCACTCATACTG gGGTGAAGCCATACGCTTGCTCCATGTGTGACATGAGATTTTTCCAACGCTACCACTTGGCAAGACACAGCCTCACTCACACGG gggtgAAGCCATATGCTTGCTCCATGTGTGACATGAGATTTTTCCAGAGATACCACCTGGCAagacacactctcacacatacgG GGGTGAAGCCATACGCTTGCTCCATGTGTGACATGAGGTTCTTCCAGCGTTACCATTTGGCAAGACACAGCCTCACTCATACTG GGGTGAAGCCGTATGCTTGTACCATGTGTGACATGAGATTTATACAACGTTACCAACTGGAGAGACACAGTCTTACTCATACAG gggtgAAGCCGTACGCTTGCACCATGTGTGACAAGAGGTTTTTTCAGCGCTACCACCTGGCGAGACACAGCCTCACTCATATGG GTGTGAAACCTTATGCTTGCACCATGTGTGACATGAAGTTTTTTCAGCGTTACCACCTGGCGAGACACAGCCTCACTCATACGG GTGTGAAACCTTTTGCTTGTACCATGTGTGACATGAGGTTTGTTCAGCGTTACCACCTGGCAAGACACAGCCTCACTCATACGG GTGTGAAACCTTATGCTTGCACCATGTGTGACAAGAGGTTTTTTCAGCGCTACCACCTGGCAAGACACAGCCTCACTCATATGG GTGTGAAACCTTTTGCTTGTACCATGTGTGACATGAGGTTTGTTCAGCGTTACCACCTGGCGAGACACAGCCTCACTCATACGG gggtgAAGCCGTATGCTTGTTCCATGTGTGACATGAGGTTTATTCAGCGTAACCACCTGGAGAGACACAGCCTCACTCATACGG GAGAGAAGCCATTTGCTTGTGACATGTGTGATATGAGGTTTATCCAGCGCTACCACCTTGAGAGACACAAGCGTGTCCATAGTGGGGAGAAGCCTTACCAGTGTGAACGGTGCCAGCAG aaCTTTTCTCGGACAGACCGGCTGTTGCGGCATCGGAGGTTGTGCCAGGGTCGCAGCGTAGCTAAAGTAGAGAACCAGCCATGCTGCGAACCGCGCCCTTATCCCCAGGAACCCCCACCCGCGCCCCCAACCTGGAGTCCCCTGCACCCCCCTCCAGGCCGGCTGGCGGTCTGA
- the znf740a gene encoding zinc finger protein ZFP2 isoform X36: protein MSHLPSSSVRDHMKWAGLLGCEAVLSSMALMQASSMAAPPKKMMAPLGHGPPQREGPDRAPQSHMILPSGMSCPPLLIRKEGEFQAPRLLDEKEMRANEDMQQKKKNRKSVTPCKVREQEGRGGKGTGGDENGPSSKVQKNFICDHCYGAFRSGYHLKRHILIHTGEKPYACAVCDMRFIQRYHLERHSLIHTGVKPYACSMCDMRFFQRYHLERHRLTHTGVKPYACSMCDMRFFQRYHLARHSLTHTGVKPYACSMCDMRFFQRYHLARHSLTHTGVKPYACSMCDMRFFQRYHLARHTLTHTGVKPYACSMCDMRFFQRYHLARHSLTHTGVKPYACTMCDMRFIQRYQLERHSLTHTGVKPYACTMCDKRFFQRYHLARHSLTHMGVKPYACTMCDMKFFQRYHLARHSLTHTGVKPYACTMCDKRFFQRYHLARHSLTHMGEKPFACDMCDMRFIQRYHLERHKRVHSGEKPYQCERCQQNFSRTDRLLRHRRLCQGRSVAKVENQPCCEPRPYPQEPPPAPPTWSPLHPPPGRLAV, encoded by the exons ATGTCACATCTGCCCAGCAGCTCAGTCCGCGACCATATGAAATGG GCGGGACTGCTTGGCTGCGAAGCTGTCCTCTCCAGTATGGCCCTGATGCAGGCCAGCTCCATGGCTGCTCCGCCCAAAAAAATGATGGCTCCACTTGGCCATGGAccaccacagagagagggaccTGACCGTGCTCCCCAGAGCCACATGATCCTCCCATCTGGAATGAGCTGTCCACCCCTG CTTATCCGGAAGGAAGGTGAATTCCAAGCTCCCCGCCTGCTGGATGAGAAGGAGATGAGGGCCAACGAGGacatgcagcagaaaaaaaagaacaggaaaTCAGTGACGCCCTGTAAAGTGAGAGAACAAGAAGGAAGGGGAGGGAAG GGCACAGGTGGGGATGAGAATGGTCCATCATCCAAAGTGCAGAAAAACTTTATTTGTGATCACTGTTATGGAGCATTTAGGAGTGGATACCACCTGAAGAGACATATCCTCATTCATACAG GGGAGAAGCCGTATGCTTGTGCCGTTTGTGACATGAGGTTTATTCAGCGTTACCACCTGGAGAGACACAGCCTCATTCACACGG gggtgAAGCCGTACGCTTGTTCCATGTGTGACATGAGGTTTTTCCAGCGTTACCACCTGGAGAGACACAGACTCACTCATACGG GGGTGAAGCCGTACGCTTGCTCCATGTGTGACATGAGGTTCTTCCAACGTTACCATCTGGCAAGACACAGCCTCACTCATACTG gGGTGAAGCCATACGCTTGCTCCATGTGTGACATGAGATTTTTCCAACGCTACCACTTGGCAAGACACAGCCTCACTCACACGG gggtgAAGCCATATGCTTGCTCCATGTGTGACATGAGATTTTTCCAGAGATACCACCTGGCAagacacactctcacacatacgG GGGTGAAGCCATACGCTTGCTCCATGTGTGACATGAGGTTCTTCCAGCGTTACCATTTGGCAAGACACAGCCTCACTCATACTG GGGTGAAGCCGTATGCTTGTACCATGTGTGACATGAGATTTATACAACGTTACCAACTGGAGAGACACAGTCTTACTCATACAG gggtgAAGCCGTACGCTTGCACCATGTGTGACAAGAGGTTTTTTCAGCGCTACCACCTGGCGAGACACAGCCTCACTCATATGG GTGTGAAACCTTATGCTTGCACCATGTGTGACATGAAGTTTTTTCAGCGTTACCACCTGGCGAGACACAGCCTCACTCATACGG GTGTGAAACCTTATGCTTGCACCATGTGTGACAAGAGGTTTTTTCAGCGCTACCACCTGGCAAGACACAGCCTCACTCATATGG GAGAGAAGCCATTTGCTTGTGACATGTGTGATATGAGGTTTATCCAGCGCTACCACCTTGAGAGACACAAGCGTGTCCATAGTGGGGAGAAGCCTTACCAGTGTGAACGGTGCCAGCAG aaCTTTTCTCGGACAGACCGGCTGTTGCGGCATCGGAGGTTGTGCCAGGGTCGCAGCGTAGCTAAAGTAGAGAACCAGCCATGCTGCGAACCGCGCCCTTATCCCCAGGAACCCCCACCCGCGCCCCCAACCTGGAGTCCCCTGCACCCCCCTCCAGGCCGGCTGGCGGTCTGA